The Pongo abelii isolate AG06213 chromosome 19, NHGRI_mPonAbe1-v2.0_pri, whole genome shotgun sequence genome includes the window TTCACtctggttaattttttcttcccctctttctcgGTTTGCACACATGGAAGTCCAGTCTTTGGGACGTGCAGTTCCATGGTTCTGAACCAATGTGCAGAGCATCCCATGCATGGCTGCAGCCCTTCCCAGGGCAGCTCCTTCATCGTCCAAGTCCCCAGCGTGTCCCCTTTGCAGCCGACATCTCCCGGCTCCATCAGCGCCTGGCCATCCTGACTTGTTCTCTGTCTCTGTGGTTTGCCCTTTCCCAGAATGGCCGATGAATTGGAATCCCACAGTGGTAGCCTGAGGGGTCTGGCATCATTCCCTCAGCAATATGCACCTGAGATCCACCCATGTTCCTGCGGGCATCAAGGGTTCGTTCCTTTTCCTCACTAAGTCATTTCTGTCTGAATTTCTGTCTGAAGAGTGGAACCCCCTTCCTCCTAAGTACCTGTGTTGAAGATTATCTTGGTAGCCTCCGGGTGTGATTGACAATCAAGTGGTGAATGTGGCATGTGGCTTTTACTTGGACATCAGTTTTCAAATCAGTGTGGTCAATATCTGTGACACTTTGGGGGTGTGTGGTACAAGGCCACTGAGCTTTGTGAGCCATGGCCCATTTGacctccaaagtggctgtgccctGTCACATGCCCAACAGCCATGGATGAGAGTTTCTGGGGCCCTGCATCCTCCCTAGTATTTTTGACTGTCAGTGTTGCCTGGGAGGTCTCCCGTGCCCCGCCATCCTGCCACCTTCCCATGGGTCCCTACCCTAGGTAGTTGTGGGTCAGGAGAGCACTTTTCACCatctgcatgattttttttttctgccttctgtcCTCTTGGGAGCCGCCTGGGTTCTAGCTCCACATGTtccagcctggcccagggcttAGAGCCGGGGAGGTGCTCAGTCTATGGTGCCGGCTGCTCCCTGGGCCAGGAGAGCCCTTGGTGCTCTGTCACCCCTCCTGGGTGaccctggcctctgccctgggGACACCCTCATTCCTCTGGATTGCCCCCATCTTCCCTGGGACCCCTGCAGCCCCCTAGGCCTTACTTGACTCCGAATATTTGTATGAACATCAGGTGGTTCTGTAGGGTGTGGCTGACatctagctggatgtggtggctgatCCTGGAGGATCTCTTGCCCTTCTCCTTCATGACCTGTAGGGCAGGGCCAAGAGGAGGAAGCAGCCTCAGAACACACAAAAGACTCCCTGCCCCTAACAGCAGTCATCCCACAGTCAGCACttctggaaggaagggaggaaggttTCCTTCTGCAGAAAGCTCCTTTTTGCCTTGTTTCTGAAGCCAGAGAGGGTCAGCAGGCCCTAGTGCACCTGCAGTGCCTGAGTTGCCATCTATGTCCAGGATGTGCATCTGaccacagcccccacccccaacccggGCTTGACATTCCTTCCAGCTGGAGTCCTGGGCTCCTGATACAGCCTGCTTGTTTGTCCTGCCCTGGCTGAGTGTGGGAGGGTCTTACCTTATATTTCCCTGGGTTCTGGGACTTGACTTTGTCAATATCTAGCAGGAgtgaccacacctggccccacacTGCCAGGGGAATGCCTTTATACACTCTTTGAGACAGCCACAGACAGAAGAACACTCCAGTGAGACAGGACACAGGGCGACCCCGCGGAGGAAAGGTGGCGGACAGGCCTGCTATCCTATGATAAGGACAGGGTGCCACCCACCCACTGAGAGGCAGACAGTGCCAGGTCTGCCATGGGCGCCTGTCCCCTGGCTCTGCAGAGAGCAGTCACAGGGACCACTCCCTCCCTATGTTTCCTTCTTGCTGCTTCTATATTTTGTCCAGTCTGCAAACATCTTTAGCCACTTGTTGGTATGTTTACTTTCCTTACGTCTTTGCTGTCAAATGAACCATGATGGAGTTAGCGGAGGTACCAGGCCCCTGGCAGTGGCCCGTGGATGCTGGGTCCAGGGCTTGAGGCCCTAAAGGGACCCAACCTGAAGGAGCCAGGAAAGGGCAGACTCCAGGGACTGAGACCCTCTGAAAGAACTGGAGCTGGTGGTCTGGACTGGTGATGCCAGGGCACGCTGTCCTCAGGCCACAGATGCCCCGAGTTTTGGTCAGGTCTCAGCCTTCAGCTGGGGACTTGGTACAATCAGGCAGTGGACTCTGAGCCAGGATTGCAGTGCTTGGTTTGGGTTTTGGTCAAGCCCTCATGAGAACAGAGTCCAGCAGGAAAGGCCGCCCCTCCCAGTGACAGCCGTGGCCCACTTACCACCTGCCGGGCCCACTGGCCACCCCCTCTGCCTCACCAACCACCCCTGATTCCTGGTCCCTGGACTGGCCTCCCACGCAGCAGGCACAGGCTCTTACCTTCACCTCCAGGGCACTGACCGGGTGCAGTTCAGTCTCACTGTAAGGCAACCCAGGCAGAGCTTAGGACCTGCCCAGGCCAGGAGCCATCCCCCTCCCTGAGAGGGCCCCAGTGAAGGACCACCTTATCCCCATCCACCCTAAGTCTCAGCCCGGGAcaaggcacagagagggaagGCAAGGGCCTCCCTGCGGACCTGACACCCATGAGGCACTGGGACCCTGGAGAAGAGGGAgctccaggctggcctggaagGGGCCACTCAGGGCCCATGGGGTGCCTCAGGCTGCACAGTGGGGCTGCTCCtctagggctggaggtgacaccCTCTGTGGATGCTGAGAAAGTCCAGTCCTGAGACAGCATGGGTGCTGCCCAGGGTGGGTAGCTGAGCCCTGACTGACAGCATTGCCTTGGGAGTGACCACATCACCCACCAGAGTCCAGGGAGCCTGGCCTGAGAGCTGCCCAGTGCCCTGAGGACACACCTGGTGCCCATCCCACCCGATATTCCCCATGGGCCTTGCAGGGTGTGACCTCCCAGCGTGCACCTGCCTCTGCCTGTGCCCTGGCCGCTGACCCTTCCTATTCCCCACCTTCCCCCATTCTGCCTGGCCCAGACTCTCTCTGGCCACCTGGCCCTTCTTTGGCCCTTTTCCTGTCAGAGCCTAAGAATGAGCCCTCCCTCCCTGACCCATCCACACCCCTGCCTTGGCCACTTTCTCACGGGGCTGCCCAGTGCTGCTGGGGAGAAGCCTGGGGTGACAAGGGTGACCAAGGGCCCTGCAGGCAGTGGGGATACCCCTACCACCCCACCTCCAGCGTCGGCCAGCTCTCAGGGCAGTCAGCCTTTagccctcagcctcctcccagccactgcaaaaaccaGGACATGGGGTGCCTGACTGTCCTCCCCCTACTGTCCTACCTGCCCCGACTCCACCTCCCCCATCCACCCTCTGTGGTGCTGACTGAGCCAGTGGGAAGCAGAGTCTCTGGAGGGCCATGCAGAGCCTTGGGGACTGACCAAGTGCCCCCACTGAGGGGTCCTGCCTGGGCCACAGTTCCCTGCCTACCCCATCTCCCATGGGATTCTTTGGGGGGTGTAGGTATGCGAGATAATTTTGGGGGGTGCAGGGTGAAGAATTTCAATGTACATTATCATGTGTCATCTTACTGTATAAATGCTTCTAAGAATAGTTAAGCAACTTAAGGTTTGCATGCTATTCAAAATATAGctttaaatgctaataaaaaaTGGATGCAAATGAAAAGTCTCTCTTGCTGTGGTCCGGGGAATCTCGATCTTTCTTTCAGAGAGACTTGCAGCTTTGAGTTGGAGCTGCCCTCTCCTTCCTGTCCACTGCacacccccacaacacacacacatgcacacacacacacatgcacacacacatgcccacacacatgcagacacacacatatgcacacacacatgcacacacacatatgcacacacacacatatgcacacacacatgcatacacacatatgcacacacacatgcatacacacatgcacacacacatgcatacacacatgtgcatgcacacacctgcacatacacacacactgtgcTTCATGCCCTCACTAAGGAGGCATAGAAGGGAATGTGTGtctataaggaaatgaagacgGCTCAAGCCCCTGGTTCCCTGGGTGTTTGCACAGGCGCCCTCCCTGCAGACTGCTCTTtggtctctttctccctcttagtGAAAGAGAGGAGCAGAGCCCTAGAGTGTACCCGGCTGCTTAGGGCTCAACCCGAGGTCACAAGCTTCCTCAGGAGCTTGGTGAGATGGGGGCACCACAGGTCCTCCCAAAATGAGGGGGCAGCATTTGGTGgagccttgagcccaggaaggtgaTAGGCGGGACGTCTTGGTTCATTAGACACAACTACAATGCAGTGAGGAAGGGCAGCTGCCAAAGGCTTTATTCTCCAGGAGGAGGGGCTCTCGGGGGCTGTGAGCAGGAGGCACAAGGACTTTATTGCACATGTGTTTAGGTGATGATGACCTACAGCTGCACTCGGAACTGGGACCCAGAAAGCCATGACCTcctgctctgtctctctcttcctctctgcctcctctgtttctctcctcatctctcctttcctctctgtctctctccatctctttccctcctcctgtTCCTCCTTGCCCCTGTTCAGGCACCTGGGACCCTCTCCTGGGTGCATCCACACACAATGCCAAGGCTACCATCTATCAGGGCACCTCACAGGGTGCCTCCACCTTCCATCACCTACGGGGTTGAGGGTCCCAGGCATGACCGCACTCTcctgggtgggggtcctgtgatCGGGGAAGCAGAAGCTGCAGGTCTCCACTGGCTCAGGAGATGTGCCCACAGGGCTGCTGGCTTCCACCTCGTGATCTGCAGAGGCGAGAGTGGAGGGTGTGGGCCAGGCCTGGCCCTGCACCGGGGTAGGGGTGATGGTGTGGGCAGCTATACTGTCCCCTGACACAGGAACTAAGGGCAATCAGCAGGCTATGATCACCAGGGGGACTAGGGGACCCAGGTGGGTGTCAGTGTCCCTCACTTGCTGACCAGAACCTGTGCTGGGGCAGGGGTAGGCAGGCAAATCTTGGCTCTCACTTCTGTCCAGGCCCAAGCCTGCCATGCCCGCCAAAGGGACACCTCCTCCAGGGCTTAGCCCTGATGTCCCTGAATCCTGAGAACCCCCGGCCCAGGCAAGCCCGAAGCCCAGCACCCCACACCCACCCTTCCCAGGTGCCGCTCTCCTAGGTATCTGCCTGCCAGGATGTCTTAATCTGATTTTATCAAGCTGCAGTGAATAACAGGGAtgagccccaggcctctccaCCTAGAAGCAGGGGCAGTGACAGGACTGAGGGATGGCCGGAGGCTTGTCACCCAAGCAGCAAGAAGGGCGAGGACCCCAGTTTCATGCACTCACCCTGGGAAGACTTGGCCGAACTTTGACAGGGCCTTGAGCAGGGCTGGCAGGAGCAGGGATCCCCCCTCTTCTTGAGGAAGCAGGCCACTGCCACCAGGAAGCAGCAGAAGATGGCACACAGGCAGAGCCCCAGTATACTGTAGACCAGGGCCAGCTGATCCACACTCAGCTTCAGCCCCAGGAGAGCTGCAAGACAGTGTGAGACCCCTCTCTGCagtgcctcctcctcttcccctcattaggctcaagcaatccacatgcCCCCAACCCACCCTGCTGCGAGCCTGTCTGGCTCCTGGAGAGGCTGGTCTCCTTTCCTGACCCTGAGGCTGGCTGGGATGCTCTCTGGATCCTGGAGGAAGTTGATCCACACCCCCATCCTGGTGGCAACTTCCCAGGGCCTCGAAGCTGGACAACGTGAGCTGGTCCAGGATTAATAGGTCCAGGATTAATCTGTTACAAATCTGATGAATCTCTCACTGGCCGTGGATTTCGAACTCACGTTGGAAACAGAAGGCTCACATTGCTATTGCCAGAGAGTGGACTTGTTCCATGATGGGGGTCATCCACGCTTGCAGCAGATGCTTCAGATCTGAGCACTGGAGATACAGACCCTAGAAAGACAGAGAGATTTCCTGCATGGAGCTTACTGTCTGGGGGAGCCAACCACCTCACCATCCCAAGCAGAAACAGACCGTCACAGCGCAACAATAGCCTGCAGGAGGGGTGCACAGAACCCTGGCAGCTCATGCTGGAGAAGGTGCTCTAGTCTGGGAAAAGGCTTCTCAGAGAAAGgggtctgttttatttttacttttt containing:
- the LOC134760562 gene encoding tumor necrosis factor receptor superfamily member 13B-like, with the protein product MTVHEIRWEDVLNLSQQQIPKSQTQNLEETGNRRPSLHLSSTALVASQPLQVMKAQEEEVGMGVEGHTPGQGSRRSEHSGLEVGYQEAIPAFRAPEEEALQRGVSHCLAALLGLKLSVDQLALVYSILGLCLCAIFCCFLVAVACFLKKRGDPCSCQPCSRPCQSSAKSSQDHEVEASSPVGTSPEPVETCSFCFPDHRTPTQESAVMPGTLNPVGDGRWRHPVRCPDRW